A stretch of DNA from Anaerobacillus isosaccharinicus:
TAATCGCTTCAAAGACATTAATTCCTTTATAATCATAAAAGTAAAAACCGTAAATCGTAATCAATAATAAAGAGAGAAGTGTTGCTCGAATAACAAGAACAGATTTTGTTAGTTGTTTTACTTTTATCGGCTTTGCTAAATATTGTTCGATTAACACGCTTGCATTCGGCTCAGCTTTAGTGAATTTTTCAAGTACCACTACAAAATCACCCTTCTAACATAGTTTGATATATATTCAATTAGTAAGATTGTTAAGACGATGACGATGACAACTAAGCTTGCCGCGTTATAATTCATACTTTTATAATACAAGTCAAATGCAAAGCCAATCCCGGTTCCAGTTAAAATTCCAATTAGGGTTGCGCTTCTTATATTCGTTTCAGCTACAAACAAAACCCAACTAAGCATCATCGGAATGCTCGAAGGAATGACAGATTGAAAGATCGTGGTCATATAGGGCGCCCCAGTTGCTTGTAATGCTTCTACGGAACTACTACTTGCTTCATCAATTACTTCAATAAAAGCACGTGTTAAAAAACCGAATGAAACAAAAAATAATGCAAAAAAACCAGTTAGTGAGCTTTGACCAAATGTAAAAAGTAAAACCATCGACCAAACGGCAATATCAATATTACGAAACAAAGTAGCAAACCCACGGGCGATCCCACTTAAAAAAGGACTCACTCTTGTTGTTGCAGAGCCCATCACTGCAAAAGCGAGAGCGAAAATAGCTGCAACAGTTGTAGCTCCGATCGAAACGAGAATTGTTTCAAATAGTTTTTCTAAAATGTTCGGAAGTCTCTCAAGCGATTTTGCATTCGGATAGAAATTGGTTATTCCCCATTCAAACGCTTTTGGCAGTGAAGCTAGACCTTTCGCAATACTAAATTCAGTAATTAGCATCGCGCCGTAAGTAATAAGTAAGATGATAGAAATGATAATGGAAGACTTAAATCTTTTTTTTAGAAAAAAATTATCCTGCATTTCTTCCTCCTATATCTAACATTAGATCTCCAGCTTCTGATCCGTAAATACTATGAATCTGACTATTTGTAATATCTTTCGGAGAACCGTGATAAACAATTTCCCCTTTGCTTACGCCAATGATTTGATCGGAATAATTTAAGGCAACATCAACTTGGTGTAAGTTTACGATGACAGTAATTCCCATAGTTGTAGAAACCGTCTTTAAATAATCCATAATTACTTTTGAAGCATTTGGATCAAGAGAAGCTATTGGTTCGTCACATAAAAGTAATTTAGGATCTTGAATTAACGCTCTAGCAATTCCGACTCGCTGCTTTTGACCACCACTTAATTGATCGCAACGTTTATATATTTCTTGTTCTAACCCTAGCATTCCCAACAATTTAATCGCCTGCCGTTTTTCTTCTTCACTATAAATCCCTAACATTCCTGCGAACGTTGATTTATAGCCAAGGCGACCGTGAAGAACGTTTTCAATGACACTTAATCGATTTACTAAATTGTAATGCTGAAAGATCATTCCGATTTTTGATCTACACTTACGTAGGTCTTTCTTGTTATAATTTAGGATGTTTTCGTTATCTAAAATGATTTCTCCATCAGTTGCATCAATCATTCGATTAATACAGCGAAGGAGAGTAGATTTTCCTGCTCCGGATGGACCGATGATGGAAACAAACTCTCCTTCGTTAACAGAGAAGCTAACATTGGATAACGCTAATGTTTCTTGACTATATCGTTTTGATACATTCCGAACATCTAGTAACGTTTTCATAGCTAACTCCTTTTATAAATAATATTAGCGTAACTCTCTTAATGGATTGAACCAAGCATCATTAACATGAACAAAGCGCTCATCAGCCCGCTTATTAAATAACCCAATAAAATCAGAACCAGCCGGAACAAAAACAGATGTGTTATTGGCTACTTCATCTGAAGTAAGTGCTTCAATAAGTTTAGTAGCTAAGTCATCATTTATATTATCCTTATTTACAACGATTGGCGCATTTAACACAGGTGTAACAGAGATAAGGGTAAACTCTTCACCTGGAAAATTATTAAAAGGATCATCTGCATTGTCTTTCACCATATAAATGGCACCTGGACGGTTTTCTTCTCCTTCAATTAACTCAATATATTGACTTACACAAGCATCGCAAAATGCGGCTACATCAACACGATTAGTAAGAAGGTTTACTAATGAACCTTGGTGTGAATTTCCATATGCAACTTCACTAAAAAGTTTGTTGCTGCCGCCTTCTAGTAAATCTTCAGCGATAAGATTCTTCCACTCATCTTTTTGACTAAAATAAGAAACAATGCTATTGGCTGGGACAACAAATCCCGAAGTAGAACTTGTTGACACAAAAGAGAATTTCTTCCCTTTAATATTTTCAATTGAATAGTCCGAACTATCCTTATAAAGGTCAGCATTTTCTTTTTTTACACCTAACCATCCATAGTAAACAGCATCATCAGCAGTTCCAGATTGTCCGCTTGGAATGACTAACGGCTGAACAGCGTTGTTGCGAATATTTGCTTCAATATAACCAATCGCTCCCATAAATGCTAAGTCAGCATTTCCATTTGCAATTGTTTCGATGGCAATATTGTAATCTGTTGTTGTG
This window harbors:
- a CDS encoding PhnE/PtxC family ABC transporter permease, yielding MQDNFFLKKRFKSSIIISIILLITYGAMLITEFSIAKGLASLPKAFEWGITNFYPNAKSLERLPNILEKLFETILVSIGATTVAAIFALAFAVMGSATTRVSPFLSGIARGFATLFRNIDIAVWSMVLLFTFGQSSLTGFFALFFVSFGFLTRAFIEVIDEASSSSVEALQATGAPYMTTIFQSVIPSSIPMMLSWVLFVAETNIRSATLIGILTGTGIGFAFDLYYKSMNYNAASLVVIVIVLTILLIEYISNYVRRVIL
- the phnC gene encoding phosphonate ABC transporter ATP-binding protein, which translates into the protein MKTLLDVRNVSKRYSQETLALSNVSFSVNEGEFVSIIGPSGAGKSTLLRCINRMIDATDGEIILDNENILNYNKKDLRKCRSKIGMIFQHYNLVNRLSVIENVLHGRLGYKSTFAGMLGIYSEEEKRQAIKLLGMLGLEQEIYKRCDQLSGGQKQRVGIARALIQDPKLLLCDEPIASLDPNASKVIMDYLKTVSTTMGITVIVNLHQVDVALNYSDQIIGVSKGEIVYHGSPKDITNSQIHSIYGSEAGDLMLDIGGRNAG
- a CDS encoding PhnD/SsuA/transferrin family substrate-binding protein, which codes for MKKFVIITFALFLIFLVGCSNSTSNSDSSSNDASSSEQKTETKSEVTAPTGPLTIVWYPNESGSELAGAREALGDVITAATGLEVQHRTTTDYNIAIETIANGNADLAFMGAIGYIEANIRNNAVQPLVIPSGQSGTADDAVYYGWLGVKKENADLYKDSSDYSIENIKGKKFSFVSTSSTSGFVVPANSIVSYFSQKDEWKNLIAEDLLEGGSNKLFSEVAYGNSHQGSLVNLLTNRVDVAAFCDACVSQYIELIEGEENRPGAIYMVKDNADDPFNNFPGEEFTLISVTPVLNAPIVVNKDNINDDLATKLIEALTSDEVANNTSVFVPAGSDFIGLFNKRADERFVHVNDAWFNPLRELR